DNA from bacterium:
ACAGGGTGGGGAAATTCACTGATCGAGACCGGGGAATCTCGACGATCGTCAACATAAGGAGTACCTGGTGCCTCCTCGGAGGGCGACAACATTGGCAACAGGGCGCGGGCGAGCCTCACTCATCAGTACGGCTCTGGGAGTGGGCCGCGGCGAGAGAGTCACCACGTCCGCCGACCCCTTCGTGACGCCGAACAATGTCAGCCGCAACACCAACGTAGGCGGCGTGGCCACCTTCGTCTACCACCGCGACTCCGACACCGGCGCCATCGAGATGATCACCGCCCGGTCCGGGGATCTGGAAGCCACCGCCCGCCAGATCTGGGCCGCCCCCATCCCCCCGGCTCCGGAGAGATAGTTCTGGTAGACCCCGCCAACAACCGCGCCGTAATACGGTCCGGCCCCCGTGTCTGGCTAGTCGCCTACAGCCACACCGACCACCTGATGATCGGCCCCGACCGCGTCCGCATAACCACCTTCCGAGACGACCTAACCGTAGGCAATACCCTCACCTACCAGACAACCCCCACCGGCAGCGGCAGCACGTACACCCTCCCCAACGGCTAACCCCACCCCAGTTGCGCAGCCAGACCACAAGCGCCTGCCGACACGTCCAATGGCAGTGGAGCGGTTCTAGAGAGGCTGATTGAGCGCTGGGCCGTTGCCGCTGCTTCACAGGCCAAGGCCCGCGCCATCAACGACCCCGAAGGGTTAGTCGCGACCGTAGTTGGTATCAACGGGGCCTGGGGCTTCCGTAGCTCCTCCGAGGAAGCACTCGAGACCTGCAGTCTGTACTGATCAACTGGGCGACGTCGAAGATCGAAGACGGAGACGAAGACACTCCCAGCCATGGAGGGCTTGGATCTAGTTGTAGCGAGATGAGCTGACAGCGCTGGCGCCGACTACAGAGACCTGAACTTGTCAAACGGTTCTGGCAGCTCGCCTGGGAAGGCCCGAGGCATAGCGCCAAGCAGACCTCATGGTGAAGGACCGCCTGACAGTGCGCACTCCCAACGCACACATAGGACATCGGCGGGCCTCCTTGCCACAATCTTGAAACAAGCCCATATCTCCCGCGACGAGTGGTTCAGCGCAAAGTGAGGTGTCAGCCCAGATCGCCTAGTGGCGCAAGGGGGGATCTACCACTGGCCCTTGGTGGAAGGACGGTTTGGAGGCTCTGCGAACGTACCGGGACTTTAAGTTATCGCACCCAATACAGCGCCCACTATCGCGATGATGATGGCTGTCATACCGACCCCGACGATCCGCTTGGTCTGAGAATCGAACCGTTCCTCGCTCCTCAACAGCGCGTTGGCGAGGGCCTCATGGGATTCCGCCTGGCGAGCGTAGTCCTTCGCGTCTACCAGGGATTCGGCGACAGTCAACGGCTTTGCTCCTTCTCGCTAACCCTGAACGTACCCTTACCCGGAGGAGATTTCAAGGGGTGTGTCGCAGTCCTGCCGCCGGGCGGGTCAAGAACGCGAAAACCGCAGGAGCGTCGCGCCGTCCCCTCTACGAGGTTGAAGGAGGCATGATCCGTGGCCCGGAGGCTTGTTAGCGTGAGCGCACCCTTGCATCCTCCAGGAGGCCTATGGCCATCCTCCTAGCCGGACTGACGTCGATCTTCTACGGGGTTTTCGACTTCGCAGGTGGGATGGCCACCCGCCGGGCCCCGGTCTTCGCAGTCGCCTTCTGGTCCAACATCATGGCCTTGGCGCTTTCGGGTCTGGTTGCGTTCCTGTACCACATGGCGTTCGGGTCCGCCGTCAGCCTCTCCGACCTGGCTTGGGGAGCGGCGAGCGGTGTCGCCGCGGTCGCGGGGGTGGTCGCGTACTACGAAGGTCTCGCAAAGGGCAAGATGGCGGTGGTTGCTCCGGTATCCGCCATCACCCTGTCATTGATCCCGTTCATGTTCGGGTTGCTGACCGGTGAACGCTATGCCTTGTTGCCGTGGATAGGGGTTGCGCTCGCCGCCCCTGCGATGTGGCTGACCGTGGCGACCGGGAGCCGTGAAGACCGCCCTGGGAAGGCCATATACGGTCTCGGCGCCGGGCTGGGCTTCTCGGTGATGTTCATCGGGCTGGCGCAAGTCTCGGCCGACGCCGGAATGTGGCCGCTGATTCCCTTCAGGTGCGCTGCCGTTGCCACATCGGGTGTCCTGGTCGGAGCGCGGGGGATCCCGCTCAGGATGGCAAAGAGGGAACTGCTGTTGAGTTTCGCCGCAGGGGGAGCAATCCTGGCCAACCTCACCTACGTGCTGGCAGTGCGGATCGGGCCGCTGGGACTCGTAGCGGTGGTGTCGGCCCTCTATCCGGCTGTGGTGGTGGTCATGGCCTTCCTGGTCTACAGGGAAAGGCCCGGTCCCCAGCGCATAGCGGGTCTCTTGTTGTCCCTGGGAGCCGTATCCCTGATCGCCCTGAACTGATCGGCCGTCTGGGGGAGAGTTGTGAGTCTGGACTTCATGGGGCGCGGGGTTTCCGGCCGCAACGGTGGCGGAACCCAGCCAGCAACCAGAATGGTCTGGGTCGGGCACCGGACAGATGCATGGACGCCTTCGCCAGGCAGGCGCAGCCGGGGTCTAAGTAGTCAGGTGCCTGTCATCGCAGCACCGCGATGGTGATGGCAGACATCGTTAGAATCGCCCCGACGATCCACTTGGTCTGGGAAGCGAACCGCTTCTCGATCAACAACAGCGCGTTGGCGAGCGCCTCACGGGATTCTGCCTGGCGGGCTTCGTCCTTCGCGTCAACTACGGACTCGGTGACACTCAACGGGTCTTACTCCTTCTCGCTCACCCTGAACGTACCTTACCCCGAGGAGATTTCAAGGGGTGTCCTGGTCTCGTTTCCATCCCGCCGTAGTCGGTTGATTGACCGTGCGCGACCTGAGACGGCGGTGGGTTCGAGGTGGAGGTCGAGGGCGAGCGGCAGTGCGTAGCGTGCGACCCGTCCTCGCGTAGTCTTCGGCAAGATGTTTCGGGCGGTCGGCACGGGTGTACTCGAGTGCTGGTCGCGGCTGTTGAGAATCCGCCGGTGGTGAGGTGAGGACGCCTAGGACAGTGCGCGCCGGGCTGGTTCGGGCATTGACGGCTGCCTTGGTGCTGATGTCGCTGCTGACGCCGGGGGAGGTGGCCCCCGCCCAGGCCCAGTCGGTCCAGGCCCAGTCACAGGTGGAGTTGTGCGATCCGGGATCGGTGGAACAGTTCACCGATGTGGAGCCGGGCGACTACGGGGCGGCGTACATCCTCTGCATGCGCGCCCTGGGATTGTCGGTCGGCACCGGCGGCGGACGATACGGGCCCGACCAGGTGTTGAACCGCGGCCAGATGGCCACCTTCCTGGTGCGGCTATGGCATGACGTGCTCGGTCGTCAGTGTCCCGAAGGGGGATCGCCGTTCACGGACGTCTCTGCCGGTGGCACCCACTCGGAGGACATCGAATGCCTGTACAACCTGGGTATCACCGCGGGAGTGACACCCACCACCTACGGGCCGCAACTGCCGCTGAGAGCCTCCCAGGTGTCGCGGTTCCTGCTACGGGTCTATCGGAAGGCAGGGGACATCTGCCCCGACACCGCCGGCATCGAGCATGGCGGGTTGGATGAGGCGGTGAGCTGCCTCACCGCCCTGACGGTGCTGCCTCCGGGCGAAGGCCGCGGGTCGAGGTCGGTCACCCGGGCACAGATGGCGGTCTATCTGATCGGGCTGTGGCACAACCTTTCCGGACGAGGACTGCCACCCCCACCACCAACCATGCTGCGGCTGCACATCGCCTACAGCAGCTGCTACCTCAGCGAACGTTTCGAATGTTCGGACCTCGGGTTGATCGAAGCCGACGGTACGAATCACCGGCAGGTCCCCACCGCCGGGTGGCTACCACAGTCGATAGACACGTATCCGGCCTGGTCGCCCGACGGCGCCATGATCGCCTACAACCTCAGCGGCGAGATATGGGTGGTCGAAGCCGACGGCACCGATCACCGGCGTCTCACCACCACCGGCTACGCCTCATCATCGTTCGCATGGTCACCCGACAGCTCCAGCATCGTCTACTACGGCTACGAGGACGGGACGGGGTTGTGGGTGATCGACGCAGACGGCACCGATAACCGGCAACTGACCACCGCTCGCCACTTCGGGCCGTCCTTCGCATGGTCGCCCGACGGGACCCGGATCGCCTACCGCATCTACTACGGCCGCGAGGACGGAGCGGCGTTGTGGGTGATCAACTCCGACGGGACCGGCAACCGAGAGCTCACCACGACCGGCCACGGCGCGCCGTGGTTCGCCTGGTCGCCCGACGCAACCATGATCGTCTACTCGAGTTATGACCGGAACAGTGAGGAGGTCGGGCTGCGGGTGATCGACGCCGACGGGTCCGACGAGCGCCTACTCGCCACCGCCCGCAACGTCGCGTATGCGGCCTGGTCGCCGGACGGATCCAGGATCGTCTACTCGGGTCATGACCGGACTGGGGAGGAGGGAGGGCTGTGGGTGATCGACGCCGACGGTACCGATGGTCGCCTGCTCGCCGCCGCCCATGGCTACATCCTCGACCTCGACTGGTCTCCCGACGGCACCAAGATCGCGTACAGCCTCTGGCAACCGGGCAACAGTACATGGATCCGGGTAATCGAAGCCGACGGCACCGGTGATCGACAACTCCTGGGCACCCGCCTCAGCCCCGAGGACCCTCTCCGCTTCATGTGGTTGTGGTTCTTCACCGCCCCATGACACCCCGTCCCTAGACCGGCCAGGGCTAGAACGCGAAAAAACTGGCACAGAACGCGAAAAGCCGGCAGAGAACGCGAAAATTGCGCCGGCGATTCGCGAGTGCCGTCCGACGCGATCCGCGTGTCGGCCTGGTAGGTCGCGGATGTGGCTGGGTGGGGTGGTGGGTGTGGTGTCGGCAGGGTCGGTGTTGCTGGCCTGGCAGATCGCGAAGATCCGACGAGAACGCGAAAATCACGCCGGCGGGCTCCGCCCGCCGGGCAGGGACTACTACTACGGCGCCAGCCCGATCACCTACGACACTTTCCTGGAGAGAGTGATGGAAGGCGACACCCTGAGGGCAGAGGTCACCTCCCACAGATCCGCCGACGTCAACACCTTCACCCGCAACCCCATCTAACCCTCCCCGCCGCGCCCACCCCGCTCGTTCCTCAGGATCAGGGCGGCACTTCTGGTGCGGTGTTCCTCAGGTTCGGAGGCCGCGACGTTCCTGAGGATCAGGGCGTCATTTCTGGTGCGGTGATCCTCAGGTTCGAGGCCGTGGCGTCGTCGAGTGCCGGTGCCGCGCACCCACACCCCCGCACTTCGGCGAACAAGACCCTTGACGACGACCCTCATCGCGGGCACCTTGTAGGCATTGACGGGTCACAAGAGAGGCCAACGAAGGGAGATGGCTATGGCGACACCGGCATTGAGAGCGAAGATCCGGCGCTTGGCAGAGTCACAGAATGGCCTGATAACGGGCGACCAGGCGATCAAGGCGGGTCTCTCGAGGTCCACTATCAGACGCAGGATCGAATCGAAGGAATGGGAGGGGTTGGAGAACGACATCTACCTCGTGTACGGGACCCGGTCGAAGATGGTCCATCTCCGGGCTGCCGTCCTCGCTCTCCCGGCAGTGGTCTCTCATGAGTCGGCAGCCCAGCTACAGGGGCTCGGCCACAAGACATTCACCGGAGCCGTGGTCACCGTGCCGCACCGCCGCAGCAACCGCTTCGTAGAGGTTGTAGTCCACCAGTCCACCGACCTCCACCGGCGACATGTCACCCATATCACCGGTCTCCCCGTCACCGATCCCGTCCGGACCATGTTCGACCTGGCGTCCGTAACCGAAATCGACGAGCTCCGTAGCATCGCACAGAAAGCACTGGCGGCGCGCCGCGTGACCTATGAAGGCCTCGCCGAGATTCTCGAGGACCTGGGTCGGCGGGGTCGTCCCGGCACGACCCAATTCCGCAGGCTTCTCGAAGATGTAGCGCCCGGGCACGCCGCCCCGGAGAGCGTCATGGAGGAAAGGATGATCGCCCTTCTCAGCGAAGGCGGTCTGCCGATGCCCATTCTCCAGATGCCGCTCCCGTGGCGGAGTCCCACGAAGGGTCGGGTCGACTTCGCCTACGAGGACGCCCGGGTGATCATCGAGTGTGACGGGCGCCGGTGGCACACGACCATGGAGGCGTTCGAGAGCGATCGCCGCCGGGACAATCTCGCTCATCTGAACGGCTGGAGAGTCCTACGCTTCACCTGGAACGACCTCACCGAGACGCCGGCCAGGGTGCTGTACCAGATCTCCCAAGCCCTCCGCCTGGCCGCATGATCCGCTGCCCATCTACTGACAACTTCCCAGGGCCTCCGGGGTCAGGGTCCTGATCCGGGAGGGGCTACCATCCTGTAGCGGACCACCCCATGCTCGGTCCAGACCGGCTCCCAGGAAGGCCAATGACCAACAAGGCGCGCCCCACTTCCCTCACCGCTCCCCTGTACCGCCTGTACGAGCGGCGCCTCCTGCGCCAACTGGATCCGGACCGCCTCCCCCGCCACATCGGGATCATCCTGGACGGCCACCGGCGCTACGCCCGGGCCGAGGGCCTGGAGACCTATTCGCACAGCTATCGCAGCGGGATGAGACGGTTCGAGGAGTTCCTGGGCTGGGTGGCCGAACTGCCCATCCCCTCCATCACCGCCTGGGTTCTGTCCACCGAGAACCTGGCCCGGCCGGCGGAGCAGATCGAGCCCTACTTCAACACGCTGACCGAGATGTTCCAACGGCTTCCGGAACGCACCGACCGCCTGGGCTTCCGGCTGAAGGTGATGGGAAGCCTCGACCTTCTACCCGCCGACCTGGTGAAGGCCGCCAAGCATGCCGTGGAGACCAGCCGGTCCGCTTCGCAGGATTCCCGGACTGTCACGGTCGCCATGGGCTACGGAGGCCGCCAGGAAATCGTCGATGCCTGCCGCGACCTGGTGGATGAGCTACTCGGCAGGGGCACGCCTCCCGAGGAGTTGGCCGAGCATGTGGATGCCGCCGGCATCGGCACCCACCTGTACGAGCCCGACCAGCCGGATGCCGACCTGATAATCCGCACCTCGGGCGAGTCCCGGCTGTCGGGGTTCCTGCTGTGGCAGGCCGCCTACGCGGAGTATGCCTTCGTGGACGTGTTCTGGCCGGACTTCCGGCGGGTCGACTTCCTCCGCGCCCTGCGGGACTACGCCGCCGCCGACCGCCGTTTCGGCCGCTAGCTAGCCCGGACGAGCCGGGGCGCTACCGACCGGAGCCACGGCTTCCATCCTCTGCTCGGCGATGGCGATGTATTCGGGAGATATGTCCACCCCGATGTAGTCCCTCCCGGCCAGCAGAGCCATCTTGGGGGTGGTGCCGGATCCGCACATCGGATCGAACACCAGGTCGCCGGGCTCCGTCCATGACCGGATGTGGTCGGAGGCCAGCTTCTCGGGGAAGACGGCCGGGTGGCGGAAGGCCACCTTGTCCCTGGTCGTGCCCCCCAGGCCGACCGCATACGCCCAGATGTTGGTCCTGGTCTTCTCCTTCTTGAGTTCCTTGAGCACCTTGTTGTTGACCGCGTCCGGACCCTTGTTGTGAGGGAGCATCTCGTAGCCGCTCCGGACGGTCGGTTCGGTGAGCGGGTTGAAGGTCTTCGGGCTTCCCCTGCTCAGCACGAACATGAACTCGTAGGCGTTCGTGTAGGCGTTGGAGCGCATGAAGGGGGTGTTCTTCTTCCTGTAGATCATCACGTCATGCATCCGGAACCCGATCTCCTGGAAGAAGAGCCCCTGCCGGAAACTCGAGAGGGTGCGCCGCCCGCCGTCGATCTTGTCCCCGACCACCCACACGACCACGCCGCCTCGCTTGGTGACCCGGAACAGGCCGCGCGCGATGGCCTCGAAGTCGAACGAGTACCCGTTGTAGTCCCGCAGGTTGTCGTAGGGAGGAGACGTGACGGTCAGGTCGACGGTTCCGGCGTCCATCCGGGCCATGAACTCCACGCAGTCCGCCACGTACAGCTGGTTGCGCCTGATGCTCATCCCGGCTCCGTGCCCGCCATCTGTGGGGTATGCGTGGTAGTCATGGTCCTCCTATACGGCCTCACGCCTAGTCGTTACCGCTGCCTTCCAAGATGGCGTATCGAAGACCCAGGGCACCGCATCGCAGAAGAACGCGAAAATCGCGGCAAGCGGGCTCCACCCGCTGGGCCCTCCCCCGCCGCCACCACCTTGGTCCGAGACGCGTCCCGCCAAGCCCTCGGCGGGGCGGTCTCGAAACGATCTGATCCCTCGAGCGGGCCGGCCGACGTCCGGAGCCGGACCGTTGGTAATTACGGTTATCCAATAACCTATAGCGAGGATGTGACAAGTTCAACCCCCTTGTCGGCATGCAACGGCCCGGGTGGAAGTCAAGACGTGTACGGCCCGGTGCCGGAAAAGAGCCGGAGCATGTAGCCACTCTGCGCCTAGCCGCCGGCGAGCCGGTGCCGCGGTCCCGCAGCCGCTGGGTTCGCACCGTTCTCATGCCGGGTGATCCTCACGTACTCCTTCACCACGTCGGCCTTCCCGAAGCCGGGGGTGATGGTGTTGTTCTGTGACAGGGCGGCGAAGTCCATGCCCAGCAACCGGTCGAGGGCGGCGGGGGTCCGGGCCTTGAACAGGATCCACTGTTTTGTGCGCTCGCAGCGGTCCGCGGAGGTCTCCCGCCTCGAGTAGTCCTGGTAGCCCTGCCTGGGCACGGCGAAGTCGAAGTCGTGGTCGAAGACCTTGAGCGCCCCGGGCGTGTTGTTGTACTGCCACATCTCGAAGTCGGCGTGCCGGATGGCGGGCGGGCTCAGCAGGCGCATGTCCTCGAAGTCGTGGTTCGCCTCCCTGGTCCAGACCTGGAACTCGGCGTTGAGCCGGTAGTCCGGCTCGTCAGGGGTGTAGAAGGCCGGACCGGCGAGTTCCATCGCGGCGATCCACCGGAACCCGGGACGCAGGTTCTTGTGGACCGAGTACTTCCGGAACTGGACGGGGACCACGAACGCAATGGTGTTCGCCATGGCGGCTGCCCGGTTGAAGAACCGGATGGCGAGCCTCGACCGGTGACCGAAGGGCGGATTGCCCACCACCACGGTGTGCCGGGGGTCCTCGATCGTGTCCTCGAAGGGCCAGGTCAGGAAGTCGTGCCGGACGATGCCGGGCCGCCGCGGGTCGATGTCGATGCCGATACGCCGGCCGGCGGGCAACAGGTCGAGGAAGCAGCCCTCCCCGGCGCTCGGCTCTACGTAGAGGATCCGGTCGCGCCGGAGATCGCGGAGCCCGTCAAGCGTCTCGAACAGGAACCGGAGGCAGCGATCCGCAACGGCCGGCTTGGTGTAGATCTGATCCAGCCCGATGGCGCCGTCCTCCTCCCTGCCATGCCCAACCCTAGGTGTCGCCCCTGACACTCATGCGGCAATGCGAGGACGGGTTGGCCGGTCGGGCTTCATACGTCGGATAACCCCCATCCTGATCACCGGATGGATATTAATCCTCCAATAACCCTCACAGTGTGAGATATAATCAGCTCATAAGCACCATAGCGAGGGAGATACGTTGGCTACTTGGGTGCCAAGTCCCGAAGACCTTCAGACGGTATTAGGCGAGCAGAATCCGTGGTTCCAACTCCGCCGGGTTCCGTCGTCCATGGCACCGCCCAGCGACCGGCCCATGGCGAGAGCGCTCTGGCGGTTGCTCGTCAGCGACCGGCCGCGGCGGTACCAGATCGTACTGGGGCCGCGCCGGGTCGGAAAGACCACCGTGCTCCACCAGACCGTGCGTCACCTCATTGACCAAGGCGTACCACCATCCCTCATCTGGTGGTTGCGGATGGATCATCCTCAACTCATGCAGCTGGATCTTGGTTGGCTCGTCCGCGGTGTCCTCGACGCGGTCGACGCGACTCCGGCGCGGCCGGTGTATCTCATGCTCGATGAACTGGTCTATGCCAAGGACTGGGACCTGTGGCTCAAGACCTTCTATGACGAAGGCCGGCCGGTCCGGGTAGCCGCCACCTCCAGCGCCACGGCCGCGCTGCGTGATCGCCGCCTGGAGAGCGGCGTCGGTCGGTGGACGGAGCAAATCCTCACCCCCTACCTCCTTCCCGAGTACCTGGAACTGCTGGACATCTCGTATCCCGTACAGGCAGGAGAAACCCTCGCCGAGAGCTTGGCCGCGTTAGCGGGGGGCCAGCACTCCTCGCCGGAACTCAAGCAAACCCGGAGGCGGCTGATGCTGGTCGGGGGTTTTCCGGAGCTACTGCTGGCCGATCATCTGCGTTCTCGTCGTGATGGACCCGACTCAGGCCTCGGGTCCCAACACGTCCTGCGAAGCCAGCCGGAGTTGTTTCAGGCAGATCTGCTGAGTCCTAGTCGCGAGGAACCCGACCTAGTGCTTCAATCCCAACACGTCCTGCGAAGCGACGCTGTCGAACGTGCCCTGTACAAGGACATACCGCAGTCCTACGGGGTCCGCAACCCCCTGATGCTGGAAAGGCTCCTATACGTGCTTGCCGCGCAGGTGAGCGGGATACTCTCGCCTTCGAGGATAAGCCGGGAATTGGGCATATCGATCCAGACGCTGGACCGGTACCTGTCCTATCTGGAGCGCGCCTTTTTGGTGTTCACCCTTCCGAACTACTCGGGCAGGGAAACCAATGTCCAGAAGCGTGGCCGCAAGCTCTACTTCGTGGATGGAGCGGTCCGCAACGCCGCTCTGCACCGGGGTCTGGCCGTACTTGACGACCCCGTGGAAATGGGGGCTCTTCTCGAGAACCTGGTGGCCGCCTCCTTGCGCGCCCTTGCCCAACGGACCGGGGTACGTCTCTTCCACTGGCGTGATAGTGATCACGAGGTTGATCTCGTGTTCGACCACCCGGACCAACCCCTCGCCTTCGAGATAGCATCGTCGTCCAATCACAGCCGGTCCGGCCTCCATGCCCTGATCCGGCGCTATCCGCGGTTCAAGGGGGGTTGCTACCTCGTGACGCCGCAGGTGCCGGTCTTCCACCCGGATGACTCGGGCGTCGGGACCCTTCCACTGGACCTCCTGCTCCTCGCGGCT
Protein-coding regions in this window:
- a CDS encoding DMT family transporter; this encodes MAILLAGLTSIFYGVFDFAGGMATRRAPVFAVAFWSNIMALALSGLVAFLYHMAFGSAVSLSDLAWGAASGVAAVAGVVAYYEGLAKGKMAVVAPVSAITLSLIPFMFGLLTGERYALLPWIGVALAAPAMWLTVATGSREDRPGKAIYGLGAGLGFSVMFIGLAQVSADAGMWPLIPFRCAAVATSGVLVGARGIPLRMAKRELLLSFAAGGAILANLTYVLAVRIGPLGLVAVVSALYPAVVVVMAFLVYRERPGPQRIAGLLLSLGAVSLIALN
- a CDS encoding S-layer homology domain-containing protein; amino-acid sequence: MRAGLVRALTAALVLMSLLTPGEVAPAQAQSVQAQSQVELCDPGSVEQFTDVEPGDYGAAYILCMRALGLSVGTGGGRYGPDQVLNRGQMATFLVRLWHDVLGRQCPEGGSPFTDVSAGGTHSEDIECLYNLGITAGVTPTTYGPQLPLRASQVSRFLLRVYRKAGDICPDTAGIEHGGLDEAVSCLTALTVLPPGEGRGSRSVTRAQMAVYLIGLWHNLSGRGLPPPPPTMLRLHIAYSSCYLSERFECSDLGLIEADGTNHRQVPTAGWLPQSIDTYPAWSPDGAMIAYNLSGEIWVVEADGTDHRRLTTTGYASSSFAWSPDSSSIVYYGYEDGTGLWVIDADGTDNRQLTTARHFGPSFAWSPDGTRIAYRIYYGREDGAALWVINSDGTGNRELTTTGHGAPWFAWSPDATMIVYSSYDRNSEEVGLRVIDADGSDERLLATARNVAYAAWSPDGSRIVYSGHDRTGEEGGLWVIDADGTDGRLLAAAHGYILDLDWSPDGTKIAYSLWQPGNSTWIRVIEADGTGDRQLLGTRLSPEDPLRFMWLWFFTAP
- the uppS gene encoding polyprenyl diphosphate synthase; translation: MTNKARPTSLTAPLYRLYERRLLRQLDPDRLPRHIGIILDGHRRYARAEGLETYSHSYRSGMRRFEEFLGWVAELPIPSITAWVLSTENLARPAEQIEPYFNTLTEMFQRLPERTDRLGFRLKVMGSLDLLPADLVKAAKHAVETSRSASQDSRTVTVAMGYGGRQEIVDACRDLVDELLGRGTPPEELAEHVDAAGIGTHLYEPDQPDADLIIRTSGESRLSGFLLWQAAYAEYAFVDVFWPDFRRVDFLRALRDYAAADRRFGR
- a CDS encoding site-specific DNA-methyltransferase, which codes for MSIRRNQLYVADCVEFMARMDAGTVDLTVTSPPYDNLRDYNGYSFDFEAIARGLFRVTKRGGVVVWVVGDKIDGGRRTLSSFRQGLFFQEIGFRMHDVMIYRKKNTPFMRSNAYTNAYEFMFVLSRGSPKTFNPLTEPTVRSGYEMLPHNKGPDAVNNKVLKELKKEKTRTNIWAYAVGLGGTTRDKVAFRHPAVFPEKLASDHIRSWTEPGDLVFDPMCGSGTTPKMALLAGRDYIGVDISPEYIAIAEQRMEAVAPVGSAPARPG
- a CDS encoding ATP-binding protein, which produces MAPPSDRPMARALWRLLVSDRPRRYQIVLGPRRVGKTTVLHQTVRHLIDQGVPPSLIWWLRMDHPQLMQLDLGWLVRGVLDAVDATPARPVYLMLDELVYAKDWDLWLKTFYDEGRPVRVAATSSATAALRDRRLESGVGRWTEQILTPYLLPEYLELLDISYPVQAGETLAESLAALAGGQHSSPELKQTRRRLMLVGGFPELLLADHLRSRRDGPDSGLGSQHVLRSQPELFQADLLSPSREEPDLVLQSQHVLRSDAVERALYKDIPQSYGVRNPLMLERLLYVLAAQVSGILSPSRISRELGISIQTLDRYLSYLERAFLVFTLPNYSGRETNVQKRGRKLYFVDGAVRNAALHRGLAVLDDPVEMGALLENLVAASLRALAQRTGVRLFHWRDSDHEVDLVFDHPDQPLAFEIASSSNHSRSGLHALIRRYPRFKGGCYLVTPQVPVFHPDDSGVGTLPLDLLLLAAGALTNKDFARMDN
- a CDS encoding type IV toxin-antitoxin system AbiEi family antitoxin domain-containing protein: MAESQNGLITGDQAIKAGLSRSTIRRRIESKEWEGLENDIYLVYGTRSKMVHLRAAVLALPAVVSHESAAQLQGLGHKTFTGAVVTVPHRRSNRFVEVVVHQSTDLHRRHVTHITGLPVTDPVRTMFDLASVTEIDELRSIAQKALAARRVTYEGLAEILEDLGRRGRPGTTQFRRLLEDVAPGHAAPESVMEERMIALLSEGGLPMPILQMPLPWRSPTKGRVDFAYEDARVIIECDGRRWHTTMEAFESDRRRDNLAHLNGWRVLRFTWNDLTETPARVLYQISQALRLAA